In one window of Mauremys reevesii isolate NIE-2019 linkage group 22, ASM1616193v1, whole genome shotgun sequence DNA:
- the LOC120388814 gene encoding transforming protein RhoA-like, with translation MAAIRKKLVIVGDGACGKTCLLIVFSKDQFPEVYVPTVFENYVADIEVDSKQVELALWDTAGQEDYDRLRPLSYPDTDVILMCFSIDSPDSLENIPEKWTPEVKHFCPNVPIILVGNKKDLRNDEHTRRELAKMKQEPVKPEEGRDMAGRISAFGYLECSAKTKDGVREVFEMATRAALQAKRGQKKPHCELL, from the exons ATGGCTGCCATACGGAAGAAACTGGTCATCGTGGGAGATGGCGCCTGTGGCAAGACCTGCCTCCTCATCGTCTTCAGCAAGGATCAGTTCCCGGAGGTCTACGTCCCCACGGTCTTCGAGAACTACGTGGCTGACATCGAAGTGGACAGCAAACAG GTGGAGCTTGCGCTGTGGGACACAGCTGGCCAGGAGGACTACGACCGCCTGAGACCCCTGTCCTACCCTGACACAGACGTCATCCTCATGTGCTTCTCCATCGACAGCCCTGACAGCTTGG AAAACATCCCGGAGAAATGGACCCCGGAGGTGAAGCATTTCTGTCCCAACGTGCCCATCATCCTGGTGGGCAACAAGAAGGATCTGCGCAACGACGAGCACACGCGCCGGGAGCTGGCCAAGATGAAGCAG GAGCCGGTGAAGCCGGAGGAGGGCCGGGACATGGCCGGCCGGATCAGCGCCTTCGGGTACCTGGAGTGCTCGGCCAAGACGAAGGACGGGGTGCGTGAGGTGTTCGAGATGGCCACACGGGCCGCCCTGCAGGCCAAGCGTGGGCAGAAGAAGCCCCACTGCGAGCTGCTGtaa
- the CCDC115 gene encoding coiled-coil domain-containing protein 115, with amino-acid sequence MAELALSRELDERLLHLLGALETLQGKRDEFNRRVEQGWFSLSKSRFAMGCKSVSALQYGARMEPLVRVCASQGESGQVAFHVIPEWDPSTEAAEGSLAVEEIGPQDQVLRQRKGPGKTAAPGPPLGAAPEPDSQSGASSRDPLTWFGILVPQSLRQAQSSFKEGILLAGEIASLQSDIEATRAQYRALLERKRQLLAREG; translated from the exons ATGGCCGAGCTGGCGCTGAGCCGGGAGCTGGACGAGCGGCTGCTCCACCTGCTGGGGGCGCTGGAGACGCTGCAGGGCAAGAGGGACGAATTCAACCGCCGCGTGGagcag GGCTGGTTCTCGCTCTCTAAGTCCCGCTTTGCCATGGGCTGCAAGTCGGTCTCTGCCCTGCAGTACGGGGCCCGCATGGAGCCACTGGTTCGGGTGTGCGCCAG CCAGGGGGAGAGCGGGCAGGTCGCCTTCCACGTGATCCCAGAATGGGACCCGTCCACAGAGGCTGCTGAGGGGTCACTGGCCGTGGAGGAAATCGGGCCCCAAGACCAAG TCTTGCGGCAGCGAAAGGGCCCAGGGAAAACAGCGGCTCCTGGGCCCCCCCTGGGGGCAGCCCCCGAACCCGATTCCCAGAGCGGGGCCTCGTCCCGGGACCCACTGACCTGGTTTGGGATCCTGGTGCCCCAGAGCCTCCGGCAGGCTCAGAGCAGCTTCAAAGAGG GGATTCTCCTGGCCGGGGAGATCGCCAGCCTACAGAGCGACATCGAGGCCACGCGGGCGCAGTATCGGGCGCTGCTGGAGAGAAAGCGCCAGCTGCTGGCCAGAGAGGGGTAG